The following is a genomic window from Simkaniaceae bacterium.
CAAGCCGAGGCGGCTTGGCCTTTGTTATTTCGGAAGAAGAGGGATTCGAACCCTCGATGCATTTTACTGCATACACGCTTTCCAAGCGTGCTCCATCGGCCACTCGGACATTCTCCCCTATGCTGTGTAATTGGGGTGATTAACTGAGAGGGAATTTTAAAGAAATCGATGAAAAGAAACAAGCTTAATGCTATAATTTTGCACTTCATCATAAAAAAAACAGGGTTAAACATGGCGTGTGCAGCTTCCGTTCCCACCCCCTTACCACTTCCGTTTTGCGACTATGTTGCTTATAGAACGGAGTCTACAATGGGGAACCCTCCTTTTTATCCTATTGATACTGAGGAGTCCCTAGAAAGATTAATTACCCTTCTCAATTTATCCGAATCCGAAGTGAGCAGTCTTCTGACGACTTTTAAAACAGATCGTATTTTTATTCAAAAAGTGCTTTTGACTAAAGAAATGGGAAGACATGCCGTTTTAACAGATAGGGGCATGCAGTTAATTGCCTCTCACTATCGTGAAAAGTACAATTATCCAATTGAAGTGGCCTATCCTAGGAATATTTTATCTAAAATCGACGCAATGCGAAAAGCCCATCCTTTTTTTGGCCTCATTATAACCCAACCACGCCTTAGTCATGTCATCCCCATTTTTTGTCATCAGAGCGAGAAAGACCACAAACTTTATATTTTATTTTTAGATTCGCTCGGGTCTTTTTCACATGAGACATCCAATGAACTGAGAGTTTTTTTCACGAAAAACACTCCTACGGATAGTGTTTTATTATTCACCGATAAACCAAGACAGGCATCTCGCTATGGGTGCCAACAAGACGCCCTCGTCACACTCAAATATACGATGCGCCATTGCACCGACACTAAACCCTCCCATATGCCGGATATTTTAGACATCACAAAGCGGGAAGACTCCTCCATTTTTAAAACCCCATCATGCTGGGTTCCCGGAGCCCAAATTTTTAGAGATCTCGATGGCCGATTTGATGGTGTTGTCATTAATAAAAGAAGCGAGACTGTTTTAGATCTGCGCAAACGCTATACCACAACCATAGAACAACTCTGGAAAATGGAGTTCGATAAAGGGAAATGCGAGATCGAATCTAGAACCGTAACGAGATCCGTTTGCAGTTTTCTACATCGAAAAGCCCTCGCTTATAGAAAGTATATTCTAGACCGCTATTTCCCTCCTGCAGAGGGATAACCCAAACCCTCTTTGTTTTAATTATATCTCCATGTTAACCTAGGCTGAGATGTCTTTGGAGTCTTTATGAGAAAACTGTTATTATTTGTTTTTTGCCTATCCTCTCTTTTTTTCTTTATAGGATGTCAAAAAAAAGAAACCCTAAAATCTTCTTCCGTTATTCTTGTCAGCGTTGCGCCTTATTACCCTATTGTCTCAGAACTCGCTCAAGGCGTTGCTACCGTTGAAGTCGTCGTTCCTAAAGATAGCAATGTTCATTTTTATGAACCGACTCCCTCTGATATTAATAAACTTGCCAATGCGGCCATTTGGTTTGGGACAGGCGATGTCTTCGAAAAGAAAATGTTGCCGGCGCTTGAAGCGCGAAGCCCACTTAATTATGTCGACTTATCAAAAAGCGTCGAGCTCATCCCCTCTTCCGACAACTTATGCCACTCCCATCATCACGACGGACATAGCCATGACCATTCGGGCTATCCCGACCTACATATTTGGATGAGTCCCGTTTTGATGAAAGAACAAGTCAATGCCATGCTATCTTATTTGATTCTTTGGAAACCCGAAGAGGCGGAGCGCTTCCAAGAAAATGCCGCGGTGGTTTGCAAAGACCTAGATGAACTCAATCATAAAATTCAGACGATCCTCGCCCCTTACCAAGGAGATGCAGTCCTTCTTTCACACCCTGCATTAGGTTATTTTTGTCAGACCTATGGACTAGAACAACTCTCTATCGAGTGCGAAGGGAAAACCCCGTCTCCTCGCGATATGGAGCGCCTCCTTAAACATCTCGATCATACACAAATCAGATGCGCCTTTAGCCAACCTCAATTCGATAATCGAGCTCTTGTAAAAATTGCAAACGACTTGTCCATCCCAACTTACTCAATGGATCCCTATGCTATTGATTATTACAAAAATCTTTTCACAATTGCGAGTGAGATAGCCCAGTGATTGATTTTAAAGATGTCCGATTTTCCTATGATCGCGCATTGATTTTAAAGGATATTTCATTCCACATCAATCAAGGTGAATTGATTGGTATTGTGGGACCGAATGGCGGTGGAAAAACGACCCTTCTTAAACTGTTGATGGGACGGCTCACACCTTCTAGCGGCTCGATTTCAATCTCAGGACAGTCGCCCTTTGCATTCCGCACCTCGATCGGCTACGTGCCTCAAGTGGCGCATTTTGACAGAGAATTCCCTCTCACGACTATCGATCTCGTACTGATGGGATGTACTCAACACTTAAGCGCATGGGGTTATTTTAAGGAAGAAGCCCAAAAGCTCGCTGAGGAAGCGCTCAACAAGGTGGGACTGCTTGAAAAAAAAGATGAGCTATTCGGACAATTATCAGGTGGACAAGCGCGCCGCGCTCTCATTGCAAGAGCCTTGGTCAGCTCACCTTCACTTTTGCTTCTCGATGAACCGACGGCCAATATTGATGTCGAAGCGGAAAGTGCGATTTGCGATCTTATCGTAAGCCTGAAAAAACAAATGACGATTTTAATGGTGACACATGAGCTCCCGGGGATTATCCCTCATGTCGATCGCGTCCTATGTATTCAAAATACCCTATCGATTTTATCCCCGGAAAGTGTTTGTAAACACACAGCTATTGGAATTTATCACACGCCACAAAAGACAAACCAAGAGCGTTGTGATGATTGAGTTTTTTCAAAATAATATCTTTTTATTGATGGGTCTTACCGCCGCTCTTTTTGCCTCTTTTTCATCAGGTATTGTCGGCTCATACGTCGTATCAAAGCGCATTGTCTTCCTTGCAGGGGGCATTTCCCATTCCGTTTTAGGTGGGATGGGCCTTTTCCTCTATCTTAACCGCGTTTTTCATCTTCCTTGGCTCAATCCCTACTTAGGAGCCTTTGTTTTTGCGATTATTTCTGCATATTTAATTGGCTGGATCCACCTCAAACACAAGCAACGAGAAGACACGGTCATTGCAGCCCTTTGGGCCTTTGGAATGTCTATTGGAGTTATTTTTGTCTCCCTCACTCCCGGATATAGTGTCGAAATCATCCAGTTTTTATTCGGCAATCTCCTTTGGACGAGCTCGCTTGACCTCCTTTTTCTTCTCCTATTGAATGTTGTCATTGGGACACTCGCCCTTCTTTTTCACCGCAAATTTCTCATGATCTGCTTTGATGAAGACCAAGCCTATCTCCAAGGCGTTTCCTCCTCCCGCCTCTACTTTCTCCTCCTTTCGATGATCGCCGTCACAGTCGTAGCGCTCGTCCAAGTGATCGGAGCCATCTTAATCATCGCGATGCTCTGCCTTCCGGCTGCAACTGCAAACCTGTTCAATAAACGCCTCTCGAAAATGATCTTCTCGGCGATTTTCTTTTCGCTTATTTTCAGTATTTTAGGCACCCTCTTCTCCTATCTTTTTAATTGGCCTCCCGGAGCAACAATTGCCCTTACCTCAACGGTAGGCTATCTCCTATCCGTTATGATCAAACGGTAAAAAATTTTTTACACCGGTATGAACTTGACTTTCATTGAGTTTTACTTTAAGATTATGCCGATAAAATAGATAAATCCGTCTTTTCTCGAATTTTAGTGTGACTATACCGATAGTTATTCGATAGCGGATGGAATGTAAATAATTTTTTGGAGGACTGATGTACGCAATTATCAGAAGCGGCAGTAAACAATACCGCGTGCAGGAAGGCGATACAATCGATGTTGAATTACTTGAATCTCAAGAAGGACAGACTGTTGAATTCGATGAAATCCTATTCTATAACAACGGATCGGATATCAAAGTAGGAACGCCCCATATCAGTGGATTCACTGTTGAAGGTGAAATCTTAGATGAAGTGAAAGGTCCTAAAGTCATTGCCTTTAAATACAAAATGCGCAAAAGCAGTAGAAAAAAAGTGGGACACCGTCAAAAATATTCTAGAGTGAAAATTACAAAGATTAAGGGAGCGTAACGTCAATGGCTCATAAGAAAGGTCAAGGATCGACACGTAACGGTCGCGATTCAGAATCAAAACGCCTTGGTGTGAAAAAAACGCAAGGTCAATATGTTAAAGCGGGAAACATACTCGTTCGTCAACGCGGTACAAAATGGCATCCCGGTAAAAACGTAGGAATGGGAACTGATTTCACTCTGTTTTCAACAGTAGAAGGAACAGTTGCTTTCAGAAAAGCAGATAAAACTGTTGTTTCTGTCATTCCTCTTAATGCATAACCATCTTTAAAGGAGAGCCGGGTCATGTTTGTCGACCAAGTCAAACTCAATTTAAGAGCAGGCAAAGGCGGCAATGGGATCATTGCCTGGCGCCGAGAAAAATTTATTCCTAAAGGTGGCCCTTGTGGGGGTGACGGTGGATCGGGCGGCTGCGTCATCATCGAAGCCTCTCATGACATCTATGCTCTTGATAAATACCGCAATACAACACACATCACTGCTGAAAACGGTGGACAAGGCGGCACTAACCGATGCCATGGTAAAAATGGCAAAGACCGCATTATCCTCGTCCCTTGTGGTACTCTTGTGATTGATTCCGCATCGGGTGAAATCCTTCACGATTTAACACAAGACAAACAACGCGTTGTCATCTGTCAAGGTGGAAAAGGCGGGAAAGGCAACGATGCCTTTAAGACTCCAACCAATCGCGCCCCTCATATTTGTACTAATGGCCGTCAAGGCGAATCCATTGATATCGAACTCGAACTTAAAATGATCGCCGATATCGGTTTTGTTGGCATGCCCAATGCCGGAAAATCAACCCTCCTCTCAAACATCACGGCTCATAAAGTCAAAATAGGCGACTATCCCTTCACCACGCTCGTCCCTAATTTGGGATTCATTCAATTCCCTGATTTCACGCGGCTTACCTTTGCCGATATCCCGGGACTCATCCAAGGCGCACACCTCAACAAAGGCCTCGGTTTTGAGTTTCTCAAACATATAGAACGAACCGCTTCCTTAATTTTTGTCCTCGATGCATCGGATCCCCTATGCTCACCTATTGAAGCCTTTCAAATCCTGCTTAAAGAACTCAACTCCTATTCGACAGCCCTAATGCAAAAGCCATTTCTAGTCGCACTAAATAAATGCGAATGCGAAGAATCTCAAGAACAAATCAATGAGTTCACGGCTAAATTTCCCTCATTCAACACGGTCATCATTTCTGCAAAAGAACAACTCCATCTCGATCAACTCGTCGATAAAATCCAAGCCATCACCCCTAAAAATGTTGAAGTTGAAGCTGAGCCCCTCCTCGTTTATTAACTCACCTTACGCGAAAATGCTGTTTAAAAAACCCTCAAACCGCCATCTTAATAAAAAAACCTATTTTTGTTGAGAGGACTCATGCAAAACTCCAAAATGGAAGGATCAGATGTTTTTTATCAAGACGTCGATCGCCACTTAATCAAGGAATTTAAACTCTATTTCAACCTTCTCATCAACTCATTTAACAACAATGATCTGAATAGCGAATGTGACTATATGGGGCGTTTGACAAGTTTAATTCATAAGCTCGAAGCCTATAAAAAACTCCCCCATGGATTGAAAGAGATGGTTGATCGGGTTAAATATATCCAAAACCATATTGAAAATATCCAAGAGATGCAAGAAATCGATCCTGAAATCAAAAAAGTTCAAGAATCTCTCGATAAAATGGGCTAATCCAAATTTAATCGATGTAGTCAAAACGTCGATTGCGCTTTTGTGCTTTTTTATAGTTTTGATGTGCAAGCAAAATCACTAGCGCTATCAGTAGAAAGAGTGCCGCTACATAATAGATCCAATCGATATTGATTTCTGCTGAGAGCAATCCCCCTAAAAGAGGACCAACAATCCAACCGAGCGCCATCATTGATTGACTAAGTCCCATGACTTTTCCCTGCATATTGATGGGGGCAGAGAATGAAATGAGATTAAGAATATTGCTCATTCCAATCCCGGCAAATACGGCCGAAATCACATAGATCCAACTAAATGCGGTATAGTAATAGGCGATTGATGTAAGGAGAATCAAAACAAAAGTAGCGGCAATTCCAATTTTTGCTACAGTAGAGCTCGCCAACTTTTTCAGCAAAAACCAATTAAATAATGAACCACCTAGCGACCATGCCAGGCCAAATCCAACTAAGACCCAAGAAACCTCCAACTCCGATACGCGAAATCGTTCAATTGAAAACGGCGAAAACCATTGAATGGTCATTCCCCATCCAACCACCCAAAAGAAATAAATCACATAATACCAACGCACCTCGCGAATCTTGAATGAGGTGGCGATATTTTTAAATCCGCGCCATATTTCAACATCAAACTTTTTCGTTCTTGTCGCCCTGGTCTCTTTAAATAACGCCGCCACAGCCCAAAGTGCAATCATCGCGAGAAGCGCTGAAACTAAAAAAGGCAGTGCAGGATTAAATAAGTGATATAGAGCGTGATCGGAAAAATATCCACCGATCACCATTGCCATAATCCAGCTGATTCCGGCCGTCATCGCAATGAGTCCATAATGGCGCCCTCTCAACCGTTCCGTTGGACACATATCTGCAATGGAAGCCAAACAAATAGCTAAATTTCCCGCTACAAAACCGCAAATTAATCGCCCAATGACGAGAAGCACATAGCTATGCACTAAAATCCCAATCGCCGATAAGACATAACCGATGACAGCCCCAATCAACGTGACAAAAAAAGCCTTTTTTCTTCCAAAATGATCCGCGAGATCCCCAATAAACGGGGCCCCAAATAACTGAGCCAAGGGGAAAACAGCATAAAGAAGGCCAATTAAGAAATTGCGAACACCTTGTGAAGCCTCAGCAGATACCATCCCATACGAAGGATCTAAAAGCAACGGCCCAAAAATTGCAAAGACAAGCGCAAAGCCAAAATTATCGAGAAAAAAGATAAAATAAACGGGGAATAAAGACGATCGTCTCATTTCAAGCTTGGTTGCCATAGATAAGTCCCTAGCTAATCACACTATTGACTCCCCTATTGCATACCCCTTTTATTTCTGAAAAGAAAAAAGGCATCTTCTGAAACGAAGATGCCTTTTAATCGAGTTAACAATAGCCGGTTATGCGATACTCTTTCCATCATTATCAAGATCTGAAGAGTCAAGCAAACCCGTATAAAATCCTACATCACCAAATCCACCTAACTCCCCATCTCCATTATCACTTGTATTATCATCAAAATCTATTGAAGTAACATTGGATGCTCCTGAAGCATCTATACTTCCACTAACCGGCGACCCAACATTCCTTTGAGATCCTAAGGAAGAATCGCTAGAACTCCTCGAGTAAAATTCTATATCACCACTGAAGCCGGAACTGCCTCGACATCTAGGATCTGAGCTTGGACGACTCCTTAACGGGAAAGCTAGCTTCGCTCCGTCTATCATCGCTTTTTTTAGTGGTATCGTAGGATCTCCTTTTACAGCTTCATTTAATCTTCCTTTATAGCTATGAATTTTGTCCCAATCATCTTCACCTAATGATCTAATTTCACCCTTATTAATCAACTTACTTAATACACCCACATGAAACCAAATGGCAGCATCGTCTTTACGCTCTTTATCCGCACATCGAGCTAACACATTAAATAATCCCATATTTTCCTTACTTAAGGGGATTTTTTCTCCAACACCATACAATACAAGCACAGCGTCCCTGCCATTACCATAAACACGTAACGTCCCTTTTTTCAAGTCTCTGATCTGTTTCAAACTATCATAAACTGACTTAAGCTGATCACGATCAACCACCCCATTGTCCATAATTGTAAAGCGATGCTGAATGTCTTTGCTTGTCAAACTAGATCCAATGGCTTTGATTGTTCCTGATATCACGCCTAGTGCAATGCCGGCAACAACACCTGCAATCCCTCCAACAAACACCCCTGTTAGCCCAACTAAAACACTTCCTCCGATCGGTATAGTCGAACCAACAATTGCTCCTCCCACACCGCCAATCACTGCCCCCATCACAGATAGCGTTTTCATTGAATTTTTAATCTCAGAATAGAAGATGGAACCGACTGATTCAGCCGTTGAATGCATAGCCACTAATTTTGAGCCTTCTTTCTCTAGTTTTACATTATTGTTAGAAAGCTTGATTTTTTCGCATCCAAGAAGCGTCGCTACCCCACTCACACCGTCCGGTGAAATTTTTGTTAATAGGGGCTCGACAGCCCCACTCTGATATAAATCTCTTACCTTTTCAAATTGATCGTTATCAACGAAGGCTATGTCTAATGTATACAATTCTTGTGCGAAAGCATTTCGGACTTTGTAAGCCTCCACAATGGTTGCAAACACGCCAATCGTTGCACCGATAACAGCCCCGGCGATGCCTCCAACAGCAATACCAACGATGCCACCCACAACGGCTCCACCCACTCCACCCACAATAGTGCCAAATAAAGGAATGACAGATCCAATCGAACCGAATCCACCACCACCTAAAACAGCACCCGAAACTGCCCCCAATGCCAATCCGGCCTTAACCCCTGACCCCATCCACTCACCCATGCGGCGAAGAAAAAATTGCCCCAATGTGTCCGTTTTAAGAGTAGCTGTCATCCAACCCCTATCCCAATTTAATGTGACATGTGAATTGTTAGAAAGAATTTCCCTAGCCGATGCGGCGTTAAGCGTAACTGGCAAGCTCATAATTAAACCGTTATTATTAATTTTATGATACTATCATAACATAATTTAACTTAAATTTATCTATATCATTTCAAATTAATTACAAAATCTTATATTTAACTTGACTAAGACCTATTCAATTTAAAGGTGGTTTTTAAGCACCTAATTATCATCTACTTAAGGCGCTTTAGAATGAAATCAAAAAAATGGACCGGTAAATACCACCCCCTAAGATGGATCATTTGGCTGCTTGCAATCACTTTTCTATTCTATGAGTATTTTATTCGGGTGACCCCAAGCGTTATTATCCCTGAACTAATGCAAGCCTTTGATATTAAGGCAGCTCAGGTCGGCCTTCTTTCGTCCTTTTACCTATATGCCTATGCCGTTATGCAAATCCCGGTCGGAACACTTTCCGACAAATATGGAGCAAGGCGCCTACTCACCCTAGCATCAATGCTCTGCGCTGCCGGAGGCCTTCTCTTTGGGATGGCCGATCACCTGGGAATAGCTAGCATCGGCCGCTTTTTAATGGGGATCGGCTCCGCCTTTGGATTTATAGGGCTCATTTATGTGAGTACCCACTGGTTTCCCCAAAAAAGATGGGCCCTTCTCATCGGGATTGGCAACTCAATCGGAATGCTGGGAGCGGTATTTGGAGAAGGCCCCCTAAGCTTTGCCGTACGGATCTGGTCTTGGAGACCTGTTGTCCTCATTCTAGCA
Proteins encoded in this region:
- the rpmA gene encoding 50S ribosomal protein L27, which codes for MAHKKGQGSTRNGRDSESKRLGVKKTQGQYVKAGNILVRQRGTKWHPGKNVGMGTDFTLFSTVEGTVAFRKADKTVVSVIPLNA
- a CDS encoding MFS transporter, whose product is MATKLEMRRSSLFPVYFIFFLDNFGFALVFAIFGPLLLDPSYGMVSAEASQGVRNFLIGLLYAVFPLAQLFGAPFIGDLADHFGRKKAFFVTLIGAVIGYVLSAIGILVHSYVLLVIGRLICGFVAGNLAICLASIADMCPTERLRGRHYGLIAMTAGISWIMAMVIGGYFSDHALYHLFNPALPFLVSALLAMIALWAVAALFKETRATRTKKFDVEIWRGFKNIATSFKIREVRWYYVIYFFWVVGWGMTIQWFSPFSIERFRVSELEVSWVLVGFGLAWSLGGSLFNWFLLKKLASSTVAKIGIAATFVLILLTSIAYYYTAFSWIYVISAVFAGIGMSNILNLISFSAPINMQGKVMGLSQSMMALGWIVGPLLGGLLSAEINIDWIYYVAALFLLIALVILLAHQNYKKAQKRNRRFDYID
- a CDS encoding zinc ABC transporter substrate-binding protein, encoding MRKLLLFVFCLSSLFFFIGCQKKETLKSSSVILVSVAPYYPIVSELAQGVATVEVVVPKDSNVHFYEPTPSDINKLANAAIWFGTGDVFEKKMLPALEARSPLNYVDLSKSVELIPSSDNLCHSHHHDGHSHDHSGYPDLHIWMSPVLMKEQVNAMLSYLILWKPEEAERFQENAAVVCKDLDELNHKIQTILAPYQGDAVLLSHPALGYFCQTYGLEQLSIECEGKTPSPRDMERLLKHLDHTQIRCAFSQPQFDNRALVKIANDLSIPTYSMDPYAIDYYKNLFTIASEIAQ
- a CDS encoding ATP-binding cassette domain-containing protein — encoded protein: MIDFKDVRFSYDRALILKDISFHINQGELIGIVGPNGGGKTTLLKLLMGRLTPSSGSISISGQSPFAFRTSIGYVPQVAHFDREFPLTTIDLVLMGCTQHLSAWGYFKEEAQKLAEEALNKVGLLEKKDELFGQLSGGQARRALIARALVSSPSLLLLDEPTANIDVEAESAICDLIVSLKKQMTILMVTHELPGIIPHVDRVLCIQNTLSILSPESVCKHTAIGIYHTPQKTNQERCDD
- a CDS encoding metal ABC transporter permease, whose protein sequence is MIEFFQNNIFLLMGLTAALFASFSSGIVGSYVVSKRIVFLAGGISHSVLGGMGLFLYLNRVFHLPWLNPYLGAFVFAIISAYLIGWIHLKHKQREDTVIAALWAFGMSIGVIFVSLTPGYSVEIIQFLFGNLLWTSSLDLLFLLLLNVVIGTLALLFHRKFLMICFDEDQAYLQGVSSSRLYFLLLSMIAVTVVALVQVIGAILIIAMLCLPAATANLFNKRLSKMIFSAIFFSLIFSILGTLFSYLFNWPPGATIALTSTVGYLLSVMIKR
- the rplU gene encoding 50S ribosomal protein L21 — translated: MYAIIRSGSKQYRVQEGDTIDVELLESQEGQTVEFDEILFYNNGSDIKVGTPHISGFTVEGEILDEVKGPKVIAFKYKMRKSSRKKVGHRQKYSRVKITKIKGA
- the obgE gene encoding GTPase ObgE; its protein translation is MFVDQVKLNLRAGKGGNGIIAWRREKFIPKGGPCGGDGGSGGCVIIEASHDIYALDKYRNTTHITAENGGQGGTNRCHGKNGKDRIILVPCGTLVIDSASGEILHDLTQDKQRVVICQGGKGGKGNDAFKTPTNRAPHICTNGRQGESIDIELELKMIADIGFVGMPNAGKSTLLSNITAHKVKIGDYPFTTLVPNLGFIQFPDFTRLTFADIPGLIQGAHLNKGLGFEFLKHIERTASLIFVLDASDPLCSPIEAFQILLKELNSYSTALMQKPFLVALNKCECEESQEQINEFTAKFPSFNTVIISAKEQLHLDQLVDKIQAITPKNVEVEAEPLLVY